Genomic segment of Gloeocapsa sp. PCC 7428:
AAATCCCAAATTTTACCTCAAGGAAATGATATATTTCTTCCTTTACCTCAAGTAACCTCATCTGTATCACCTACACCAAGTATTGTTAGTCCCATAACTCAACCTTCTCCTTATTCCACTGAGTTTGCAACACAAGGTAACCACTTAAGTCAGGAAGAATTCTATAAGTTTTATCCTTCCAGCTTGCAAAGCAGCCAAGCATTGCAAGAGGTTGTAGACAGAGTTATTAGTTTTATTAGAAGCAAGAATTTATCAACAGCAAATTTATCAATTAGTCTCATTAAAGTTAACTCAGGGGAAGTAGCAGAGTATCAAGCAGAGAAATTGAGATATCCAGCTAGTGTTGTCAAATTATTTTGGTTGGTAGCTATCTATAGCTATTTTGAAGCAGGCATTCTACAAGATTTAGAGCAATTTCATCCTGATTTATACAAAATGCTTAAAAAATCTGACAACGAAGCTGCCAGTCGTTTACTCGATTCAATCACTAACACTAGATCTGGGGCTAAATTAAGTTCGCAAGAATATCAAAGTTGGTTAAATCAACGATACTCTGTCAATAGATTTTTTCAAAAAGCAGGATATGAAAATATTAATATTAGTCAAAAAACTTTTCCTATTCCCTCTGAAGATATGTATGAACCTAAAGGAAAAGATTTAGAGATGAGAGGCGATCCCAAAAAACCAACTCGTAACAAAATTTCAACTCAACAAGCTGCTAGGTTAATGTATGAAATCTTTACCGAAAAAGCTATTTCACCTGGATACAGTCGTGAACTACAAAAATGGTTGACTTGGGATTTAAATTCAAGTGAGTGGAAAAATATAGATCCCAACACAAGCTTTAACCCAATTACAGGCTTTTTTG
This window contains:
- a CDS encoding serine hydrolase, whose protein sequence is MNKQSEIRKRNLNKVSFLIYQIRFLTITTSVASIFFILGLILIQFKDKHLLDKSQILPQGNDIFLPLPQVTSSVSPTPSIVSPITQPSPYSTEFATQGNHLSQEEFYKFYPSSLQSSQALQEVVDRVISFIRSKNLSTANLSISLIKVNSGEVAEYQAEKLRYPASVVKLFWLVAIYSYFEAGILQDLEQFHPDLYKMLKKSDNEAASRLLDSITNTRSGAKLSSQEYQSWLNQRYSVNRFFQKAGYENINISQKTFPIPSEDMYEPKGKDLEMRGDPKKPTRNKISTQQAARLMYEIFTEKAISPGYSRELQKWLTWDLNSSEWKNIDPNTSFNPITGFFGESLPTDTYFASKAGWTSSTRQEVAYISDGKTAYILAIFAEDRAFAQNWEIFPQMSRLVYEHMTRDK